Genomic DNA from Bacterioplanes sanyensis:
CAAGACAGCAGTGTGTCAGGAATTGTGCGCCTGAAGTTTGCCCCGGGCCTGCCGTTATCTTTCTTAGCCGCATGAATGAAAGGACACAGGGATGAAACTTGCCAGCACGCCGTTTACGCAGTGGCGGCCCACGACGACACAGCCTCTCACATTACAACCCCTTGGGCCCCAGCCTCTTGCATCAACGGCGGTTTCGCCACAATCCCCGCAACTCCCACAGCCAGCACAGCAGCAGGCGCCTATGCACATACAAACAGCGCCGACGGCTCGGCAGCAGCCTAAGCCTGCGGACGTTCAAGCACTGCCGCTACTGCAGTCGCCACGGATCATTGTGCAGTGGCAGCAACAAGACAACGACGGTATTGCACTGCGCTCCGACCTTAGCCGCCTGCCCAGTTTTAACGATGCTTGGCGCGGTGCAATGAAAAGCGTCGGCCACCAGGTCAGTGACATCAGCCGCTATCAATATTCGTCTCTGCTGCCGACAAAACAAGAGCAAATAGAACCGACTAAGTGGCTGCTGCGCACCGAGCAGCAAGCGCTGGATATTCACCTGACTTTGCGCTCCGGGCGCCAGGTATCACTGCAGTGGCGCCAGCAAAGCGGAGTGGTCGAGGCCGAGGTTAACGGCCAACCACAGGGCATGATGGTGCAGCGTGCGTCCTTGGACAGTGACATTTCAGCGCCGCTGAGTGAGGCGGAACAGAAGCAGCTCAGTGAATTGATGCAGCGCATCGATGGCCTGGCGAGTGAGTTGGAAAACGGAAATTTTGATCTAAGCGCATTGGACCTGGCGCAATGGTCACAACTAGCGTCGTTACGTATCCAGTTCAGAAACGACAGCGGTCAGACGCTGCAGTTGGCATTCCAGCAAGACGATCAACAGCGCCAGCTCAAGCTAGACTGGAACGGCCATCAGCTGGATTTAACCGTTGCCACAGCTGGCTGGGGCAGTGCGCTCAATCGTGAGCAGGCCGCCAACAGCTTGCAGCAGTATTTACAGCTCATCGAATCCGGCCTGAGCGATGGCAAGGTGAACGATGCGGTGCGTGACATGGTGGCAGCGGCGTTGGCAATGCTGCAGCAGCCCTCCGCTGCGGCGAATCAGGACCGCTCAATTGTGGCGATGACCGGGGCCGCACAAACCTTGATGACCGGTGTGGCGGATTTTTCTCTGCACTATCAGTCACCGATTGAGCGGCCAAATCCAGACCCCAGCAAGCGCCATGAAAAAGTCTCCACCCAACTGCAGCTGCAACAGCACACCGAGGTGCATTCGCAAGGTTTAAACCTGCAGCTGCGCCAAACCCAGCTCTACCAGCTAGACGCCAGTTATTATCTGCCGGTGAAGGGGTTTGACGAGCCAGACTTTGGCAGTCAGAGCTATCGCTATGTGACCTTGTCGCAGCGCAGTGAGCGCATCGTTGAGGCCGACTATCAGCAAGGTCAATTGCAGCGCTTGCAGCGTTGGGATGACTATCAATGGCAACAGCGCGAACAAACTTATCTGGCAGATAGGCTGGTCGCGGATGAACAGCGTGGCGACCATCAGGCACGCTTTTATGAACTCACTGAGCTGGTTACTCGCCAATACCAGCCGGGAAGTGTACTCGATGGTGAACTGGTGGATGAGCTGCTGGGCGGGCTGGTGGTGCAGCAACCCAAAGCTGCCATAGCGCGGCAGAATAGCTCTCAGTAAGCCCTTCCAACCGACCTTATACAACACGTACAATAGGCGTACCCAAGGGGTGGCGTTAGCCTGAGATGCTGCATTGGCAGTAAACCCTGGAACCTGATCCGGTTAATACCGGCGTAGGAATGGGGTGCGGCGTGGCCGCTTTTCCTGCTCAGCCAGACGTTCTGCTGGCTCTACGCTCAACCGGATTTCTTTGTTCAGTCGCTCATTGCTAGGTGAGCAGCAGAAGGAATCCTTTCATGTTTACACGTACGCCCCTGGCCTTCGCCATCGCCGCTCTGGCGCTTTGCGCACAAGCAGACGATGTCGCGTTGCAGCCGGTTAAGGTCAATGCCGATTTTCGCCAAAGCGATGTGCAACAAATTCCCGAGGCGGTCACGGTCGTATCCGGCCAGCAAATTGAGCAGCGCTCGGCGCAGCACCTGGAATCTGTGTTGGCGTTGGCGCCCAATGTGAACTTTGCCGCTGGTGCATCGCGCGGACGTTTTTTCCAGATTCGCGGCATCGGCGAGCGCAGTCAGTTTGTTGATCCAGTTAACCCCTCGGTGGGGTTGTTGATTGACGGCATCGACATGACAGGTTTGGGGACGGCTGCCAGCTTGCTCGACGTTGCTCAAGTGGAAGTGCTGCGCGGCCCGCAAGGCACACGCTTTGGCGCCAATGCGCTCGCTGGTTTGATTAACATCACCACCGTCGACCCGGGCATGCAGCGCGATGGCTATCTGAAGGCCAGTGTGGGCAATCACGCCAGCCAATCTCTAGAGGGCGCTGTTGGCGGTCGCCTGACAGACACAACCCGGGCGCGGCTGGCGGCGCGTACCTTGGTCTCTGACGGTTACACCGAAAACGACTTTCTCGACCGTGACGACACCCAGGACGTCAGCGAAAAACACCTGCGCCTGAAACTGCTGGCGCAGCCTGATGCCGCCAGTGAGCTGCGGTTGTCGTACCTCTATGCCGACATCAACAACGGTTACGACGCATTTAACTACGACAATGATCGCACCACGCTGTCGGACCAGCCGGGCACCGATGCTCAGCAAAGCCAAGCGTTGGCACTGGCGTACAACCGCCAGCTCAATAGCGCCGTGCGCTTAGAAACTTTGGTCAGCGCCAGCACCAGTGACAGCGAATACAGCTACGACGAAGACTGGGCATTTGCCGGCATTCACCCCGATGGCTACAACTCCTTCGATGAGTACCTACGCGACTACGACCGTGTGAGTGCCGATGTGCGGCTGTTGTCGGCGGCTGATGGTCGCCTGTTTGCCGATAGCACCGATTGGGTGGTGGGCGCTTATGTGCTGCAGCGCGACGAGTCGCTGCAACGCAATTACACCTACAGCGACGGCCCTTACAACAGCGACTTGCAGGTCAGCTCGACGTCCTTGTACGCCGAAGCGAATACCGTCTTTTCGCCCACCGTCAGTCTGACCTGGGGGCTGCGCGGTGAGCGCTGGCGCAACGATTTTGACGACAGCAACGGCGTTGCCGCAGACGATACGGAAACCTTGTGGGGCGGCAAAGTCACACTGGATGCGCTGTTGTCGGCGCAGCATCTGGGTTATGTGTCGCTAGCGCGTGGTTACAAAGCGGGTGGTGTGAACACTGATCCAGACATCAGCGCCACCAATCGCACCTTTGATACCGAGGTGAATCTGACCACGGAAGTGGGTATTAAATCGAGTCTGCTGCACGACACGCTGACCACCCGAGTTGCGGCGTTTTACATTCAGCGCTCAGAGCAGCAAGTGAAAAGCTCGTATGCCATTCAAAATGACGACAACTCGCTGACCTTCCAAGATTACCTCGCCAACGCTGCCGAAGGCCGCAACCAAGGGCTAGAGCTGGAAGCCAACTGGCGCGCACATGAGCAATGGGACCTAGCATTGAGCGCAGGCTATTTGCACAGCGAGTTTGTCGATTACAACTACCAGACTGAAGATGGCGAGTTCAGCAAAGATGGCCGTGCACAGGCACATGCGCCAGAGTACTCACTCGCCGCCGCCGTCAACTATCGTGTCAACGCCGCCTGGTCGGTGCTGCTGGAAAGTGAAGCCAAGGATCAGTTTTACTTTTCGGATTCTCACGACGAACGCTCACAAGCCTACGTCTTGTGGCACGCGCGCTTGGCGTACCAATGGCAGCAGCTGCAGCTGGCACTGGCTGGTCGTAACCTGACGAATGCCGAGGTGGAAACACGCGGATTTGGTGGTTTTGGCAACGACCCGCGTGATGGATATGCCAGCAGCCGCTATGTTCAGTTGGGGCAGCCACGACTGCTCACGCTGGAAGCGAAATACCAGTTCTAAAGGTGTAAGCCATTTCTAAAGGTGCAAGGCGATGCAAATATCGGTGGAAATCAGCAAGTATCCGTTGGCAGATGATTACATTCCCGCCATCAAGGCCTTTATTGACCGCTTGCAAGCGGTCGACGGCCTGACCCTGGTGACTAATACCATGAGCACACAAGTGTTCGGTGATTACGAGCTGGTGATGGATACGCTCAAGGTGGAGCTGCAGCGCAGTTGGGATGAGTTTGGTAAATCGATCTTCGTGTGCAAGTTTATCGGTACCAATCTCGACCCCGCATTAAAACCACACGGTTAAGGAGCTTTGGGTGGACAGTATTTACGCCAATATTTTAGCCAGTTTCGCTGCCATGAGCCCGTGGGAAGTGGTCGCTGTGGCGCTGGGCATTGCCTATCTGGTGTTAGCCATGCGCCAAAGCAACTGGTGCTGGTACGCCGCTTTCGGCAGTACCGCCATTTTCAGCTGGCTGTTTTGGGACGTCAGCCTGGTGATGGAGTCGGCACTGAACGTTTATTACCTGATCATGGCGATTTACGGCTGGTGGGTGTGGCGCAGCGGTGCCACTGAGCAGCAAGCGACCCGACCGGTCGTCAGCTGGCGCTGGCCGCGGCATTTGGTGGTGGTGCTGTTGGTGCTGATGCTGACTGCGGTGAGCGGTTATCTATTGGATAACAATACCCAAGCGGCGATGCCGTATCTGGACTCCTTCACTACTTGGGGGAGCGTGATTACCACCTATATGGTGGCGCGCAAGGTATTGGAAAACTGGCTCTATTGGCAGGTGTTTAACAGCTGCGCCATTGTGCTCTACATCGATCGAGAGCTGTATCTGACGGCGCTACTGATGTCGGTGTATCTGGTGCTGGCGGTGCTTGGTTGGCTGATGTGGCGACGCGATTATCAGCAGTCGCAACACCACGCTGGCGCGGTGGCTGCCGCCTGATGCTGACGGTATTGCAACAATGGCCGCAGTGGCAGCTCAGCAATCAACCCCCGCAAGGCGCTCAGGCGCTGCCCGGTGGGCTTACCAATCAGTGTTTTTTGCTGGATATGCCGCCGCAGCGCTATGTGCTGCGTTTGGAAGCGGGCAACAGCGAACAGCTGGGAATTGATCGCGACGTCGAGTATCGCATTCATCAAGCGGCGGCCGACGCTGGGCTGGTGCCTGAAGTGAAGTTTCGCAGCCGCGATGGTCGCTATTGGATTCGTGACTATGTACAAGGATGGCTGCTGCAGCCACAGCAGTTAGACGCCAATGTGTTGGAGCAAATGGCGTTGCTGCTGCATCGGGTGCATCAACTCAAGGTCGAGCAGCTTGATGATGTCGACCTGATTGCCCGCGGTGATTTGTATTGGCGGCGGATTTGCCGCCAGCGTCAGCCTCTGCCGCGCTTGCACGCGTTAGTGGCAGAACTGCGGCGACAGCTGCAAGGCTGGCCGTCAGAGCAGCGCTGCGTATGCCATATGGACCCAACGTTAGGCAACTGGTTGCGGGTCGATGATCGCTGGCAGTTATTGGACTGGGAATACGCCGGTTGGGGGCATCCGGACTGGGACCTGGCTGCACTGGTGCAAGATGCTGGTCTGGACCAGCAGCAACAAGCGCAGCTGCTGCAGGCCTATGGCCGCCAACCGGATGACGTGTGGTTCTTTGCCTTGGCGCAGCTGCAGTACATCGCTGCCCTGTGGTATTGCGCACAGGGCATTTGGGGGCAAACGCAGCTAGAAGCGTATCTGCTGGGGGTTCAGGCGTTGTTAGACTGACGTCTGAGCAGCAATTTGTCGCGATACTCGGCCGGGTCTTTTTGCAGCGCCATCTCGCCACCTTGCTGTTGTTGCAGCTGTTGAGTCAGCAATCGGCTTAACCAGAAACGCAGCGCAGCGGCGCGCAACACCAACGACCAGCCCGCTTGTTCGGCATCGGTAAACGGACGTACCGACTGATACCCGGCTTTTAACGCCTCGACCAAACCATCGTGCCATTGACCATTGGCAGCGCAGCACCAGTCGTTGGCAACAATCGCCAGATCATACAACCACGGCCCCTGACAGGCGTTATACAAATCCAGAATGGCACCGACTTCTGCCCCCTGCTCATTATCGACAAACAAAGCGTTGTCGTGGAACAGGTCGCTGTGAATCCAGCCCTGTGGCAGCTCGTGCCATTGCGCCCGTTGTTGTCGCTGATGTGCCACTTCGTCTGCCAATAGGTTTTGCTCGTCGCTACTCAACGACTGACCGAGGGAGGCATGCATGGACTGCCACCAGTCGAAGCCGCGGGGATCGGTGCGTTCTTGTGCCAAATCCGCCGCCGCCAAATGCAGGTTGGCCAGTGCAGCACCAATGGCGTAGCAATGATCGTCGCCCGGTGCACTGATGTGATGCCCCTGCAACAGTGGACACAAAATGGCGGGTTTGCCGTGCACCGTATGCAGCCACTGGCCTTGGCGGTCGGCGATTGGCGCCGGCACCAGCAGGCCTTTGCTGCCTAAGTGCAACGCAAAGCGCACGAACTCACGCACTTCATCGCTTTGATGATGCTCGAACACCGTCAGCACGCAGGCTTGCTGTTGGCTGGTGACAAAATAGTTGGTGTTTTCGATTCCGGCTTCAATGCCTTTAAACGACAGCAGCTCACCCAAGTCGAACTGTGCCAGCAGGGCTTCCATGTCTGCTTGAGAAAGGGTGGTATAAACCGACATAACGTCTCTCAATGACGACTACAACAAGCTGGCATTACCAGCGGAAGATAACCCACTTAGGGACAACGATTTCTGGGTTATCACGGCGCACGAAATCGCCGTCTACCGTCTGGTCGGGTACCAGGTAATAAGGCTTACCAACCTTGGGCACTACCTTAATTTCAGTGATCTCGCCGTTGACGCGAAATTCGTAAAAGGTTTGGTCGCCATCGTGGCGAATAACAACGGTTTCGTCGGTGGGGTCAGCGACCGCTGTCAATGGCAGCAGCGCAGCCAGGGTAATCAGACGAATAAAGTGCTTCATGATAGACTGCGCCTCATACTTAGCGGACTTGGTACTTTCCAAGCATTGTACGACGTAACGCCGCTTAACCCCAGTTTTCGCCGCAAGGACTAACGCTCCATGTCACACCCTGTGATTCTTGTTGATGGCTCTTCGTACCTGTTTCGTGCCTTTCATGCCATCCCGCTGCTGACCAACTCCAAAGGCCTGCACACCAACGCTGTAAAAGGCGTGATCAGCATGATCAAGCGTCTGCAGAAAGACTATCCGGGGTCACAACTGGTGGTGGTGTTTGATGCCAAAGGCAAAACCTTCCGCAGCGATATTTACCCGGAATACAAGGCCCACCGGCCGCCGATGCCAGAAGAGCTGCGCGAGCAAATCGAGCCCATCCACGCCATTATCCGCGCCATGGGACTGCCGTTGTTGATGGTAGAAGGTGTTGAGGCTGATGATGTCATCGGTACCTTGGCACAGCAGGCGCTGCAGCACCAACAGGATGTGGTGATCTCAACCGGTGATAAAGACATGGCACAGCTGGTGAATGCTCATGTGTCGCTGATCAACACCATGACCGATACCTTTATGGACGTCGACGGCGTGCAGCAAAAGTTTGGCATTCCGCCCGAGCACATTGTCGATTATCTGGCCCTGATGGGCGACAAGGTCGACAACATTCCCGGTGTTCCTAAAGTCGGTGAAAAAACCGCCGTTGGTTTGATAGCCGGTTTAGGCAGCCTGGAGTCCGTATATGAGCGTTTGGATGAGGTCAAAACCCTCGATTTCCGCGGTGCCAAAACTCTGGCTCCAAAGTTGGAAGAGCACAAAGAGCAAGCCTTCCTGTCCAAGGAACTGGCCACCATCAAATGTGATGTGGCACTCGAGCATGGCCTGTTAGAGCTGCGCTCCGATGCGCCGGATACCGACACTCTGTTGGATTGGTTTAAGCAGCTGGAGTTTAAAGCCTGGATTGCCGAACTGAGCGATACCAGTGCCGTTGAGGCAGACGAACCAACGCCAGAGGCCATCGATACCGATTATGAGATTGTCTTTGAGCAATCGCAGTTGGACGCCTGGCTAGAGCGGTTGCGCGACAGTGAGCTGTTTGCCTTTGATACCGAAACCA
This window encodes:
- a CDS encoding TonB-dependent receptor, which codes for MFTRTPLAFAIAALALCAQADDVALQPVKVNADFRQSDVQQIPEAVTVVSGQQIEQRSAQHLESVLALAPNVNFAAGASRGRFFQIRGIGERSQFVDPVNPSVGLLIDGIDMTGLGTAASLLDVAQVEVLRGPQGTRFGANALAGLINITTVDPGMQRDGYLKASVGNHASQSLEGAVGGRLTDTTRARLAARTLVSDGYTENDFLDRDDTQDVSEKHLRLKLLAQPDAASELRLSYLYADINNGYDAFNYDNDRTTLSDQPGTDAQQSQALALAYNRQLNSAVRLETLVSASTSDSEYSYDEDWAFAGIHPDGYNSFDEYLRDYDRVSADVRLLSAADGRLFADSTDWVVGAYVLQRDESLQRNYTYSDGPYNSDLQVSSTSLYAEANTVFSPTVSLTWGLRGERWRNDFDDSNGVAADDTETLWGGKVTLDALLSAQHLGYVSLARGYKAGGVNTDPDISATNRTFDTEVNLTTEVGIKSSLLHDTLTTRVAAFYIQRSEQQVKSSYAIQNDDNSLTFQDYLANAAEGRNQGLELEANWRAHEQWDLALSAGYLHSEFVDYNYQTEDGEFSKDGRAQAHAPEYSLAAAVNYRVNAAWSVLLESEAKDQFYFSDSHDERSQAYVLWHARLAYQWQQLQLALAGRNLTNAEVETRGFGGFGNDPRDGYASSRYVQLGQPRLLTLEAKYQF
- a CDS encoding YkoF family thiamine/hydroxymethylpyrimidine-binding protein encodes the protein MQISVEISKYPLADDYIPAIKAFIDRLQAVDGLTLVTNTMSTQVFGDYELVMDTLKVELQRSWDEFGKSIFVCKFIGTNLDPALKPHG
- the pnuC gene encoding nicotinamide riboside transporter PnuC, with the translated sequence MDSIYANILASFAAMSPWEVVAVALGIAYLVLAMRQSNWCWYAAFGSTAIFSWLFWDVSLVMESALNVYYLIMAIYGWWVWRSGATEQQATRPVVSWRWPRHLVVVLLVLMLTAVSGYLLDNNTQAAMPYLDSFTTWGSVITTYMVARKVLENWLYWQVFNSCAIVLYIDRELYLTALLMSVYLVLAVLGWLMWRRDYQQSQHHAGAVAAA
- a CDS encoding phosphotransferase, whose product is MLTVLQQWPQWQLSNQPPQGAQALPGGLTNQCFLLDMPPQRYVLRLEAGNSEQLGIDRDVEYRIHQAAADAGLVPEVKFRSRDGRYWIRDYVQGWLLQPQQLDANVLEQMALLLHRVHQLKVEQLDDVDLIARGDLYWRRICRQRQPLPRLHALVAELRRQLQGWPSEQRCVCHMDPTLGNWLRVDDRWQLLDWEYAGWGHPDWDLAALVQDAGLDQQQQAQLLQAYGRQPDDVWFFALAQLQYIAALWYCAQGIWGQTQLEAYLLGVQALLD
- a CDS encoding homoserine kinase encodes the protein MSVYTTLSQADMEALLAQFDLGELLSFKGIEAGIENTNYFVTSQQQACVLTVFEHHQSDEVREFVRFALHLGSKGLLVPAPIADRQGQWLHTVHGKPAILCPLLQGHHISAPGDDHCYAIGAALANLHLAAADLAQERTDPRGFDWWQSMHASLGQSLSSDEQNLLADEVAHQRQQRAQWHELPQGWIHSDLFHDNALFVDNEQGAEVGAILDLYNACQGPWLYDLAIVANDWCCAANGQWHDGLVEALKAGYQSVRPFTDAEQAGWSLVLRAAALRFWLSRLLTQQLQQQQGGEMALQKDPAEYRDKLLLRRQSNNA
- a CDS encoding DUF2782 domain-containing protein, whose protein sequence is MKHFIRLITLAALLPLTAVADPTDETVVIRHDGDQTFYEFRVNGEITEIKVVPKVGKPYYLVPDQTVDGDFVRRDNPEIVVPKWVIFRW